The Candidatus Thorarchaeota archaeon genome includes a region encoding these proteins:
- a CDS encoding CPBP family intramembrane metalloprotease, with the protein MRPIAEITPGLVLGNAIVTVLVSYVEELAYRGYLLTRSSRIALGKSFGIILSSIVFSLLHYSWWVPMGVVSLHLILLFSFNLFLGGVVLSLMYFLSGRRLWAPIGFHFAWNIVAYVAFPVFPTEPVQNPALFQIEWGITTI; encoded by the coding sequence AATAGCAGAAATCACCCCGGGTCTGGTACTCGGAAATGCTATCGTCACTGTACTGGTTTCCTATGTAGAAGAACTCGCGTATCGGGGCTATCTCTTGACGCGTTCTTCTAGGATTGCTTTAGGGAAATCATTTGGAATCATCTTGAGCTCAATTGTCTTTTCCTTGCTTCATTACAGCTGGTGGGTTCCAATGGGTGTTGTTTCCTTACATCTTATCCTGTTGTTTAGCTTTAACCTGTTTCTGGGTGGCGTTGTGTTGAGCCTCATGTATTTCCTCTCCGGAAGAAGATTATGGGCTCCGATAGGGTTTCATTTTGCATGGAATATTGTTGCTTATGTTGCATTCCCAGTCTTCCCAACAGAGCCGGTCCAAAACCCTGCATTGTTTCAGATTGAATGGGGTATCACCACCATTC